One genomic segment of Intestinimonas butyriciproducens includes these proteins:
- a CDS encoding cell wall hydrolase, translated as MLCLAIVLPVGSFALAAEGIQAEEEVAPYFLVDGIAYEDPGLTVYNNITYVSLMNAVLALRPDAVITWEGEYAVVSAEGLTIRVRVGDQYVEANGRYLYVLNGVIAMNGRVLVPVRTIAQAMGAWVGWNAETGEVEIYSGSGAIVSGESYYDSDSLYWLSHIINAESGNQSLDGKLAVGTVIMNRVDSPRFPNTIYEVVCAPNQFTPVQNGAIYREPNAESVIAAKLILEGVRVGGNSLYFVNPSISPNSWAQRNRPYVTTIGAHAFFG; from the coding sequence ATGCTTTGCCTGGCTATCGTACTCCCGGTGGGAAGCTTTGCTCTGGCGGCGGAGGGAATCCAGGCGGAGGAAGAAGTTGCCCCATATTTTCTTGTGGATGGCATAGCCTATGAGGATCCTGGTCTTACGGTATATAACAATATCACCTATGTATCCCTGATGAACGCGGTTCTGGCTCTGCGGCCGGATGCCGTCATTACGTGGGAAGGGGAATACGCGGTGGTCAGCGCCGAAGGCCTGACGATCCGTGTCCGAGTGGGGGATCAATACGTCGAAGCCAATGGCCGGTATCTGTATGTCCTCAACGGTGTGATTGCGATGAATGGCCGTGTTCTGGTCCCGGTGCGGACCATTGCCCAGGCCATGGGCGCATGGGTGGGCTGGAACGCTGAAACCGGAGAGGTGGAGATCTACAGCGGCAGCGGCGCCATCGTCTCAGGTGAGAGTTACTACGACAGCGATTCCCTCTACTGGCTGTCCCATATCATCAACGCTGAGAGTGGGAATCAGTCTTTGGATGGAAAGCTGGCTGTAGGCACGGTCATCATGAACCGTGTAGACAGCCCACGTTTTCCCAATACGATTTACGAGGTCGTCTGCGCACCCAACCAGTTCACGCCGGTGCAGAATGGTGCGATTTACCGTGAGCCCAACGCTGAGAGCGTGATCGCGGCCAAGCTGATCCTGGAAGGGGTCAGAGTGGGAGGAAACAGCCTGTATTTTGTAAATCCCAGTATATCGCCCAACAGTTGGGCACAGCGGAACCGGCCCTACGTGACCACAATTGGCGCGCACGCATTTTTCGGGTGA
- the yedF gene encoding sulfurtransferase-like selenium metabolism protein YedF — MTLEIDALGKACPMPVVLTKQALDQGARDITVLVDNDIAVQNLTRLAESQGMTVRSIAESGRFSVRISGEGVAPSPAAAVKCSIGPGAPTFFISRNFIGDGSPELGRNLMKMFLYTLAEGSIPPRALIFMNGGVQLPAGEDEQIVAHLKALESKGCTILVCGTCLNFFGLAEHLKVGVISNMYDIVEQMQHTENVITV; from the coding sequence ATGACACTGGAAATCGACGCGCTGGGCAAAGCCTGCCCTATGCCTGTAGTCTTGACCAAACAAGCGTTGGATCAAGGCGCACGGGATATCACGGTCCTGGTCGACAACGACATTGCAGTCCAAAATTTGACCCGTCTGGCGGAAAGCCAGGGGATGACGGTCCGATCCATTGCGGAAAGCGGCCGCTTTTCCGTCCGGATCTCAGGAGAGGGCGTAGCGCCTTCTCCCGCAGCAGCGGTCAAATGTTCCATCGGACCCGGCGCGCCCACCTTTTTCATCAGCCGTAACTTTATTGGTGACGGTAGCCCAGAGTTGGGCCGGAACCTGATGAAAATGTTTCTCTATACGTTGGCCGAGGGCAGCATACCGCCCCGCGCGCTTATTTTTATGAATGGAGGCGTACAGCTCCCCGCCGGCGAAGACGAACAGATCGTCGCACATCTGAAGGCCCTGGAATCCAAAGGCTGCACAATTCTGGTGTGCGGGACCTGCCTCAACTTTTTTGGCTTGGCGGAGCACTTGAAGGTGGGCGTGATCAGCAATATGTACGACATCGTCGAGCAGATGCAGCACACTGAAAATGTCATCACCGTCTGA
- a CDS encoding DUF3343 domain-containing protein produces MEACYYLLTFDRSQSALSAERVLRPRVPVQVMPTLRQLSVSCGISLRVEREHYPALATALRDALLSPEEYRLYYVDHTQIKEMKEG; encoded by the coding sequence ATGGAGGCGTGCTACTACCTTCTGACCTTCGATCGCTCTCAAAGCGCGCTCTCCGCCGAGCGCGTCCTGCGCCCTCGGGTCCCCGTCCAGGTGATGCCAACGCTCCGCCAGCTCTCGGTGAGCTGCGGTATCTCCCTGCGGGTGGAGCGGGAACACTACCCCGCGCTGGCAACTGCCCTGAGGGATGCCCTTTTGTCCCCGGAAGAGTATCGGCTTTACTATGTGGATCACACGCAAATCAAAGAGATGAAAGAAGGCTGA
- the selD gene encoding selenide, water dikinase SelD codes for MSADIKLTRLAECAGCGAKVGAGVLAQLLDGLPTRTDERLLVGYDTSDDASVYRLSDQLALVQTVDFFPPIVDDPFRFGQIAAANAFSDVYAMGGEPKLALNLLCVSPEMDDEAVRAVLRGGYDKAYEAGAIITGGHTIRDLEPKYGLAVSGFVHPDHILRNDRAKVGDVLILTKPLGIGVTTTAAKAGFAEPSLLRLAEEQMAMLNRTARDILTDFPVESCTDVTGFGLLGHTLEMAKGGGVTAVLDSRRIPLLPGVLELAVMGFLPEGMYRNRRFAEPYTRADDGISRALLDLLYDPQTSGGLLISVPEKSAPPLLRALRDHLPCAEEIGHVEPKQGDTFLWVR; via the coding sequence ATGTCCGCTGATATCAAACTGACCCGTCTGGCCGAGTGCGCCGGCTGCGGCGCCAAGGTCGGCGCAGGAGTATTGGCGCAACTGCTGGACGGGCTCCCCACCCGTACCGACGAGCGTCTTCTGGTGGGCTACGACACCAGTGACGACGCCTCGGTCTACCGCCTGTCCGACCAGCTCGCCCTTGTTCAGACCGTGGATTTCTTTCCGCCGATCGTGGATGATCCGTTCCGCTTCGGACAGATCGCCGCCGCCAATGCCTTCAGCGATGTCTATGCCATGGGAGGCGAACCCAAACTGGCGCTCAATCTGCTCTGTGTCTCCCCTGAGATGGATGATGAGGCGGTGCGTGCGGTGCTGCGCGGGGGATATGACAAGGCCTATGAGGCCGGTGCCATCATCACCGGCGGTCACACCATTCGGGATCTGGAGCCCAAATACGGCCTCGCGGTCTCCGGTTTTGTCCACCCCGACCACATTTTGCGCAATGACCGGGCGAAAGTGGGAGACGTTCTGATTTTGACCAAACCTCTGGGCATCGGCGTTACCACCACCGCCGCTAAGGCTGGCTTTGCGGAGCCGTCCCTTCTGCGCCTTGCAGAGGAACAAATGGCCATGCTCAATCGGACCGCCCGCGACATCCTGACGGATTTCCCAGTGGAGAGCTGTACCGATGTGACCGGCTTCGGCCTGTTGGGGCACACACTGGAGATGGCGAAAGGAGGCGGCGTTACCGCTGTTTTGGACAGCAGGCGCATCCCTCTGCTTCCCGGCGTTTTGGAGCTGGCCGTCATGGGGTTCCTTCCCGAGGGTATGTACCGCAACCGCCGTTTTGCAGAGCCTTATACCCGCGCGGACGACGGTATCTCCCGCGCCCTTTTGGATCTGCTGTACGACCCACAGACCTCGGGTGGCCTCCTGATATCCGTCCCTGAGAAGAGCGCCCCTCCACTCCTGCGCGCCCTTCGGGATCATCTGCCCTGCGCCGAGGAGATCGGTCATGTCGAGCCCAAGCAGGGCGACACCTTCCTGTGGGTGCGGTAA
- the yqeB gene encoding selenium-dependent molybdenum cofactor biosynthesis protein YqeB: MLVVIKGAGDLATGIACRLFRCGFALVMTETARPTTVRCTVAFSQAVYRGSAQVEDIPARLAAAPEEALALTGRGFVAVLVDPSGTSVEALRPDVVVDAVLAKRNLGTHLTDASCVVGVGPGFLPGRDCHAAVETQRGHDLGRVLWDRAPASNTGVPGEIGGYTVERLLRAPADGVFLPAARIGDLVEAGQPVGYVDGTPMRAQISGVLRGLLPDGTPVHTGMKAGDIDPRCRREHCFSVSDKARAVGGGVLEAILTQYHRKEGGTYVR; encoded by the coding sequence ATGCTCGTAGTCATCAAAGGGGCGGGAGATCTGGCGACAGGCATCGCCTGCCGTCTGTTTCGCTGCGGCTTTGCCCTTGTTATGACGGAAACAGCACGGCCCACTACCGTGCGGTGCACGGTAGCCTTTTCACAGGCGGTTTACCGGGGAAGCGCTCAGGTGGAGGACATCCCGGCCCGCCTGGCCGCCGCTCCTGAGGAGGCGCTGGCCCTCACAGGGCGCGGATTCGTCGCCGTGCTGGTCGATCCCAGCGGGACCAGCGTGGAGGCCCTCCGTCCGGATGTAGTGGTCGACGCCGTCCTGGCAAAGCGAAACCTAGGCACGCATCTCACCGACGCCTCCTGTGTGGTGGGCGTCGGGCCGGGCTTTCTCCCGGGACGCGACTGTCATGCCGCCGTGGAGACCCAGCGCGGGCACGATCTGGGCCGCGTCCTCTGGGACCGAGCGCCGGCCTCCAACACGGGCGTTCCCGGTGAAATCGGCGGCTATACCGTGGAGCGCCTCCTGCGAGCCCCGGCAGACGGCGTATTTCTGCCCGCCGCGCGGATCGGCGACCTGGTGGAGGCCGGGCAGCCGGTTGGATACGTGGACGGAACTCCTATGCGCGCCCAGATCTCCGGTGTCCTGCGGGGACTTCTGCCCGATGGCACTCCCGTCCACACCGGAATGAAGGCGGGCGATATCGATCCGCGCTGCCGCCGGGAACACTGTTTTTCCGTCTCAGACAAGGCAAGAGCAGTGGGAGGCGGCGTACTGGAGGCCATTTTGACGCAATATCATCGAAAGGAGGGCGGCACTTATGTCCGCTGA
- the yqeC gene encoding selenium cofactor biosynthesis protein YqeC — protein MRLCEALGLPESGVLSLVGGGGKSSLLLRLTKEWSVDRRVVAVTTTHITRAQGEALGLLLLGGSPDALHAALREHSAVCAALSAEGDKLSPPPPALLRAAPTLADWVLAEADGAHGFPVKAPACHEPVLLPGGYVVGVAGLSALGRPLSEVCHRPSLAAALLGVPPGAALTPSLLAGLLTSEHGQRKGVEDPARFRVLLNQADMVPRHLACAAAAEIERLLPGCRVVIASLREEDCIKEVFDGCS, from the coding sequence ATGCGCCTCTGCGAGGCACTTGGTCTCCCTGAAAGCGGTGTTCTTTCCCTGGTGGGCGGCGGCGGAAAGAGCTCACTTCTCCTCCGCCTGACAAAGGAGTGGTCGGTGGACCGGCGGGTCGTGGCCGTCACCACCACTCACATCACTCGCGCGCAGGGTGAGGCTCTTGGATTGCTCCTGCTGGGAGGATCGCCCGACGCCCTGCACGCCGCTCTGCGGGAGCACAGCGCAGTCTGCGCCGCCTTATCTGCGGAGGGCGACAAGCTCTCTCCTCCCCCGCCCGCCCTGCTGCGCGCCGCGCCCACTTTAGCGGATTGGGTCCTGGCGGAGGCCGACGGCGCCCACGGATTCCCCGTCAAGGCGCCCGCCTGTCACGAGCCGGTCCTGCTGCCGGGCGGATATGTTGTCGGCGTGGCCGGGCTCTCCGCCCTGGGCCGCCCCTTGTCAGAGGTGTGCCACAGGCCGTCGCTTGCCGCGGCACTCCTTGGCGTCCCCCCGGGTGCGGCGCTGACGCCATCGCTGCTGGCTGGATTGCTCACCTCTGAACACGGACAACGCAAGGGAGTAGAGGACCCCGCCCGCTTTCGGGTTCTACTCAACCAGGCCGACATGGTCCCCCGCCATCTGGCGTGCGCCGCGGCGGCTGAAATCGAACGTCTCCTCCCCGGTTGCCGGGTCGTCATTGCCTCACTCCGGGAAGAGGACTGCATCAAAGAGGTGTTTGACGGATGCTCGTAG
- a CDS encoding XdhC family protein translates to MEKFLEALRGLLADGDGVALATVVARSGSAPRDAGARMLVGRSGRLWGTVGGGLVEHEAELLAMETLRSGTSALREFCLRAEGLERIGMVCGGDVTLAVQYLPGGAAGPLAATDAALRCLRAGGDGWLVSRLSTAEAGDLSFLEKEAAEIRFSALRQQAADEVLFEAEGKPWFAQRLIRSGAVYLFGGGHVARELAPLLARLDFCFMVLDDRAEFAVPADFPGAKGVLCADFGHILDAVAPGSGDYAVVMTRGHLFDLEVQKQLLTTPVGYIGVMGSRKKKEFVFERLREAGFSDRALSRIVTPVGLPLGGETPAEIALSVAAQLVQLRAERKGRVWKREEGENMR, encoded by the coding sequence ATGGAAAAGTTTCTGGAGGCGCTTCGGGGCCTGCTTGCCGATGGAGATGGGGTGGCCTTGGCCACGGTGGTGGCGCGCTCTGGCTCCGCGCCCCGGGACGCCGGCGCGCGAATGCTGGTCGGGCGCTCGGGGCGTCTCTGGGGAACAGTGGGCGGCGGGCTGGTGGAGCACGAGGCGGAGCTTCTGGCGATGGAGACGCTGCGCTCGGGGACGTCGGCTTTGCGGGAGTTCTGCCTACGGGCGGAGGGGCTGGAGCGCATTGGAATGGTCTGCGGCGGAGACGTGACGCTGGCGGTGCAGTATCTCCCAGGCGGTGCTGCGGGACCGCTGGCAGCGACGGACGCCGCACTGAGATGCCTCCGGGCCGGTGGAGACGGCTGGCTGGTCTCCCGGCTGTCCACGGCAGAGGCGGGAGACCTCTCTTTTCTGGAGAAAGAGGCGGCGGAGATACGGTTTTCGGCCTTGAGGCAGCAGGCGGCAGACGAGGTTCTGTTTGAGGCGGAAGGGAAACCATGGTTTGCGCAGCGCCTGATAAGGTCCGGCGCGGTATATCTGTTCGGCGGCGGCCACGTGGCCCGTGAGCTGGCCCCGCTCTTGGCTCGCCTGGATTTTTGCTTTATGGTGTTGGATGACCGGGCGGAATTTGCGGTACCTGCAGATTTTCCGGGTGCGAAGGGGGTCCTCTGTGCTGATTTCGGACATATTCTTGATGCGGTTGCCCCAGGCTCGGGGGATTATGCCGTTGTGATGACCCGAGGCCACCTCTTTGACCTGGAGGTGCAGAAACAACTGCTTACCACCCCCGTTGGCTATATCGGAGTCATGGGCAGCCGCAAGAAAAAGGAATTTGTTTTTGAAAGGCTGAGAGAGGCGGGATTCTCAGACCGGGCGCTCTCCCGTATCGTAACGCCTGTTGGCCTCCCGCTGGGTGGCGAGACGCCGGCGGAGATCGCCTTGAGCGTGGCCGCCCAGCTTGTACAGCTCAGGGCCGAGAGGAAAGGCCGGGTATGGAAGAGAGAAGAGGGGGAGAACATGAGATGA
- a CDS encoding molybdopterin-binding protein, giving the protein MKLVRTEEAVGQVLCHDITQIIRDISKGPVFRKGHIVTEEDIPILLSVGKEHLYIWENDETILHEDEAAEILRGLCQGPNMKASAPKEGKIELTAGCDGLFLVDTERLRAVNALGDMMIATRFAGFPVKTGDKLCGTRVIPLVIARERMERAKAVVGTEPLLKLLPMRPKRYGLVVTGSEVFHGRIRDTFTGVILEKLGEYGCEMAFHTVLDDNPAAITAAITDMLDRGAELVLCTGGMSVDPDDHTPLAIRNTGADVISYGAPVLPGAMFLVAYTGDGRPICGLPGCVMYAKRTIFDLALPRLLADVPITADWLAGLGQGGLCLDCPVCHFPNCGFGKGG; this is encoded by the coding sequence ATGAAACTGGTCAGAACCGAGGAGGCCGTGGGGCAGGTCCTGTGCCACGACATTACACAGATCATCCGGGACATTTCGAAAGGGCCTGTTTTCCGCAAAGGGCATATCGTCACTGAGGAGGATATCCCCATCCTCCTCAGTGTGGGCAAAGAGCATCTGTACATATGGGAAAACGATGAGACGATTCTCCATGAGGACGAGGCGGCGGAGATCCTGCGGGGGCTCTGCCAGGGACCGAATATGAAGGCCTCCGCCCCCAAGGAGGGAAAGATTGAACTCACCGCCGGCTGTGACGGCCTGTTTCTGGTGGACACCGAGCGTCTGCGGGCGGTAAATGCACTGGGGGATATGATGATCGCTACCCGTTTTGCGGGTTTCCCCGTCAAAACGGGAGATAAGCTCTGCGGCACCCGTGTGATCCCGCTGGTCATCGCGCGGGAAAGGATGGAGCGGGCCAAGGCGGTGGTGGGAACGGAGCCGCTTTTGAAGCTGCTGCCCATGCGTCCCAAGCGGTATGGGCTCGTCGTCACGGGGAGCGAGGTGTTCCACGGGCGTATCCGGGATACCTTTACCGGCGTGATACTGGAAAAGCTGGGGGAGTATGGGTGCGAAATGGCGTTCCATACGGTGTTGGACGACAACCCCGCCGCCATCACCGCCGCTATCACCGACATGCTGGACCGGGGGGCGGAGCTGGTGCTGTGTACCGGCGGTATGAGCGTGGACCCGGACGACCACACCCCACTGGCCATCAGGAACACCGGGGCGGACGTGATCTCTTACGGCGCTCCCGTACTGCCGGGCGCCATGTTTCTGGTGGCTTACACGGGGGACGGCCGGCCCATCTGCGGCCTGCCCGGCTGTGTGATGTACGCCAAGCGCACCATCTTCGATCTGGCGCTGCCCCGGCTTCTGGCGGATGTGCCGATCACGGCAGACTGGTTGGCCGGGCTGGGGCAGGGGGGACTGTGCCTGGACTGTCCTGTGTGCCATTTCCCCAACTGCGGCTTTGGAAAAGGGGGATAG
- the moaC gene encoding cyclic pyranopterin monophosphate synthase MoaC: MCFSHIDADGNAVMVDVTEKAATHRRAVAAGSIRMNEEAFAAVRDKTARKGDVLGVAQVAGIMATKETSRLIPLCHGLGLTASGLKFFLHPESSEIEAVCTVQCDGKTGVEMEALTGVTVALLTIYDMCKAIDKRMVLGDIHLVEKEGGKSGRFLFSSAP; encoded by the coding sequence ATGTGTTTTTCCCATATTGACGCCGACGGGAACGCCGTGATGGTGGATGTGACGGAGAAAGCGGCCACCCATCGCCGGGCTGTGGCCGCCGGATCCATCCGCATGAACGAGGAGGCTTTCGCCGCGGTGCGGGACAAGACGGCCCGCAAGGGAGATGTGCTGGGGGTGGCGCAGGTGGCCGGCATCATGGCCACGAAGGAGACCTCCAGACTCATCCCGCTGTGCCACGGCCTGGGACTGACTGCAAGCGGCCTGAAATTTTTCCTCCACCCGGAAAGCAGCGAGATCGAGGCGGTCTGTACCGTACAGTGCGACGGAAAGACGGGGGTGGAGATGGAGGCGCTGACCGGGGTAACGGTGGCCCTGCTCACCATCTACGATATGTGTAAGGCTATTGATAAGCGCATGGTACTGGGGGACATCCATCTTGTGGAGAAGGAGGGCGGCAAGAGCGGGCGCTTTCTCTTCAGCAGCGCGCCATGA
- the moaA gene encoding GTP 3',8-cyclase MoaA, producing MRDRLGREIDYLRVSVTDRCNLRCRYCMPSGVPSVEHTEVLRYEELLRLCSLAVGLGIHAFKVTGGEPLVRRDCVDFLSELKKLRGVEQVTLTTNGILLSDHMEALRTAGVDGINVSLDTLDDGLYSSLTGAPPGTAALVWRAAEASAAIGIHTKLNAVLLPETVEGIVELTAAADTIPADIRFIELMPIGAGKGREGLTASEALERLRTRWSDLEPTGERRGNGPARYYGSTGLRARVGLISAVSRAFCSSCNRVRLTSTGELKPCLCYGGGTDLRTLLRNGGTDRALREAMACCILQKPVSHGFGRAGAVTEARGMHEIGG from the coding sequence ATGAGGGATCGGCTGGGGAGGGAGATCGATTACCTTCGGGTCTCTGTTACGGACCGCTGCAACCTGCGGTGCCGGTATTGCATGCCCAGCGGAGTCCCCAGTGTGGAGCATACCGAGGTGCTGCGGTATGAGGAGCTTTTGCGCCTGTGCAGCCTGGCCGTGGGGCTGGGTATCCATGCGTTCAAGGTGACCGGAGGCGAGCCGCTGGTCCGCCGGGACTGTGTGGACTTTTTGTCCGAACTCAAAAAACTGCGGGGCGTGGAGCAGGTCACGCTGACGACCAACGGAATCCTGTTGTCTGACCATATGGAGGCGCTCAGGACGGCGGGGGTGGACGGGATCAATGTAAGCCTGGATACGCTGGACGACGGCCTTTACAGCAGTCTCACCGGTGCGCCACCCGGCACCGCCGCCCTGGTATGGCGCGCGGCGGAGGCCTCCGCCGCGATAGGGATCCATACAAAGCTCAATGCGGTCCTGCTTCCGGAAACGGTAGAGGGAATTGTGGAATTGACGGCGGCGGCGGATACGATACCTGCCGATATTCGCTTTATTGAGCTCATGCCGATTGGCGCGGGGAAGGGCCGGGAAGGTCTCACCGCCTCTGAGGCGCTGGAGCGTCTGCGGACGCGCTGGTCTGACTTGGAGCCCACGGGGGAGCGTAGAGGGAACGGCCCCGCCCGGTATTACGGCAGCACCGGCCTCCGGGCGCGGGTGGGGCTGATCAGCGCGGTGAGCCGGGCCTTTTGCAGCAGCTGCAATCGAGTGAGGCTCACCAGCACGGGGGAACTCAAGCCCTGCCTCTGCTACGGCGGCGGGACGGATCTCCGGACCTTGCTGCGCAACGGCGGGACGGACCGGGCGCTCCGGGAAGCGATGGCCTGCTGTATCCTGCAAAAGCCGGTTTCCCACGGCTTCGGCAGGGCTGGCGCCGTGACTGAGGCACGGGGTATGCATGAAATTGGAGGATGA
- a CDS encoding MOSC domain-containing protein, whose translation MGRILAVCSSPARGTEKRRVGSGRFTPEWGLVGDAHGGDWHRQVSLLSAEKIKAFNERGAGVEYGAFGENLVVEGVDLRALPVGTRLRCGQVLLELTQIGKECHSHCAVYQRMGACIMPREGVFARVVEGGDLAEGDVLTVEPRVGGRPYRAAVITLSDQGAAGRREDRSGPAIAARLEASGYEIVERLLLPDGLEPLRSQLIRLCDQRQPYLILTTGGTGFSPRDVTPEATLAVAERQAPGIAEAIRAHSLSITPRAMLSRGVSVLRGGTLIVNLPGSVKAVEESLDCFLEVLPHGLEVLRGEAGDCGVNRSEV comes from the coding sequence ATGGGAAGGATTCTTGCGGTCTGCTCCAGCCCCGCCAGGGGCACGGAGAAAAGACGCGTTGGTTCCGGCCGGTTCACCCCGGAGTGGGGGCTTGTGGGCGACGCCCACGGCGGAGACTGGCACCGGCAGGTCAGTCTGCTGAGCGCGGAGAAAATCAAGGCGTTTAACGAGCGGGGGGCCGGAGTGGAATACGGCGCCTTTGGCGAGAACTTAGTGGTGGAAGGGGTGGATCTGCGGGCCCTTCCGGTGGGAACTCGGCTGCGCTGCGGCCAGGTTCTGCTGGAGCTCACACAGATTGGAAAGGAATGCCACAGCCACTGCGCCGTTTACCAGCGGATGGGGGCGTGCATCATGCCCAGGGAAGGGGTATTTGCCCGCGTGGTGGAAGGCGGCGACCTCGCAGAGGGAGATGTGCTGACGGTGGAGCCGCGCGTCGGCGGCCGGCCCTATCGGGCGGCGGTGATCACCCTTTCGGACCAGGGAGCGGCGGGGAGACGGGAGGATCGCTCCGGCCCGGCTATAGCCGCCCGCCTGGAGGCATCCGGCTATGAGATCGTCGAGCGGCTGCTTCTCCCGGATGGGTTGGAACCGCTGCGAAGTCAGCTCATCCGGCTCTGCGATCAGCGGCAGCCGTACCTCATCCTCACCACCGGCGGAACGGGCTTCAGCCCCCGGGATGTGACGCCGGAGGCCACCCTGGCTGTGGCCGAGCGGCAGGCGCCCGGCATAGCAGAGGCCATCCGCGCCCACTCCCTTTCCATTACGCCCAGGGCTATGCTGTCCCGCGGCGTGTCTGTACTGCGGGGCGGGACGCTGATCGTCAATCTGCCGGGGAGCGTCAAGGCCGTGGAAGAGAGCCTGGACTGTTTTCTGGAGGTGCTGCCCCATGGTCTGGAGGTACTCCGGGGAGAGGCCGGGGACTGTGGCGTGAACCGGTCGGAGGTCTGA
- the modA gene encoding molybdate ABC transporter substrate-binding protein gives MKKLCSLALALMLTLSLAACGGTSGSQADTPAPADPSDASIELIVYAAASMTETLQEIAELYAEAAPNVTLTFNFDSSGTLKTQIQEGADCDLFISAGQKQMDQMDIASSPEVNTEGLDFVDTDSRVDLLENRVVLVVPDGNPKDIQSFDDMAAGLSDGSILMAMGNSDVPVGQYTQKILRYYGLDEDALAPSGVLSYGTNVKEVTTQVSEQSVDCGVVYCTDAFSAGLTVVDWATAEMCGQVIYPAAVLKGSAHAEAAQAFLDYLTGSEAMAVFESVGFSAP, from the coding sequence ATGAAAAAGCTGTGCTCCCTTGCCCTGGCGCTGATGCTGACCCTATCCCTTGCCGCCTGCGGAGGCACCTCCGGGTCCCAGGCGGATACGCCTGCGCCGGCGGACCCCTCAGACGCCTCTATCGAACTCATTGTGTATGCCGCAGCCTCCATGACGGAGACGCTCCAGGAGATTGCAGAGCTCTATGCAGAGGCAGCCCCCAATGTGACCCTGACCTTCAACTTTGACTCATCCGGCACTCTGAAGACACAGATACAGGAAGGGGCGGACTGTGATCTCTTCATCTCAGCGGGTCAGAAACAGATGGATCAGATGGATATCGCGTCCTCCCCCGAGGTGAACACCGAGGGGCTGGACTTTGTGGACACGGACAGCCGTGTGGATCTGCTGGAGAACCGCGTAGTCCTGGTGGTCCCTGATGGGAATCCCAAGGATATTCAGAGCTTTGACGATATGGCCGCCGGGCTCTCCGACGGATCGATCCTGATGGCGATGGGGAACAGCGATGTGCCTGTGGGCCAGTACACCCAAAAGATCCTGCGCTACTACGGTCTGGACGAGGACGCACTGGCCCCCTCCGGCGTTCTCAGCTACGGCACCAATGTGAAAGAGGTCACCACACAGGTCTCTGAGCAGAGCGTGGACTGCGGTGTGGTCTATTGTACAGACGCCTTCAGCGCCGGACTCACCGTAGTGGATTGGGCCACGGCGGAGATGTGCGGACAGGTCATTTATCCGGCGGCCGTTCTCAAAGGCAGCGCCCATGCCGAGGCAGCCCAGGCATTCCTGGACTATCTGACGGGAAGTGAGGCCATGGCGGTCTTTGAGAGCGTGGGCTTCTCGGCCCCCTGA
- the modB gene encoding molybdate ABC transporter permease subunit, whose translation MDWYPLWNSLRIAAISSVIVFFAGIAAAYYVARLPRALKGLLDVVLTLPLVLPPTVCGYFLLLLFGNRRPLGIFLAQFGFKFVMTWYGGVLAAAVVAFPLMYRTARGAFESFDETLAYAGKTLGLSNSYIFWRIRMPVCRQGILAGAVLAFARALGEYGATSMLVGYTPGKTATISTTVYQLWRTNDESGAFRWVMVNLTISAVVLLAVNLLERRNRRGTAP comes from the coding sequence ATGGACTGGTATCCCCTTTGGAACTCGCTGCGCATTGCGGCCATCAGCAGCGTGATCGTCTTTTTTGCGGGGATCGCCGCAGCCTATTACGTGGCCCGGCTTCCCCGGGCGCTGAAAGGGCTGCTGGACGTAGTCCTCACCCTGCCGCTGGTACTGCCGCCGACGGTGTGCGGCTACTTTCTGTTGCTGCTCTTTGGAAACCGACGGCCCCTCGGGATTTTTCTGGCGCAATTCGGCTTCAAGTTTGTCATGACCTGGTACGGCGGCGTGCTGGCCGCTGCGGTGGTGGCGTTTCCTCTCATGTACCGCACCGCCCGGGGCGCCTTTGAGAGCTTCGACGAGACGCTGGCTTACGCGGGGAAGACCCTGGGGCTCAGCAATTCCTATATTTTTTGGCGCATCCGCATGCCGGTGTGCCGTCAGGGCATCCTGGCGGGGGCTGTGCTGGCCTTCGCGAGAGCGCTGGGAGAGTATGGAGCGACGAGCATGCTCGTCGGCTATACGCCCGGAAAGACGGCCACCATATCCACCACGGTCTATCAGCTCTGGCGCACCAATGACGAGAGCGGCGCTTTTCGATGGGTGATGGTGAATCTGACTATCAGCGCGGTTGTGTTGCTCGCGGTCAATCTGCTGGAGCGGAGAAACAGAAGGGGGACGGCGCCATGA